One genomic window of Microscilla marina ATCC 23134 includes the following:
- a CDS encoding SH3 domain-containing protein → MAEYEEYDYSLYQQEQEQEQNSRFRTRTIAEELELKKQRYDTSHLPQIDQLGQLVTDDESLQELSHFIHLDTLYILGEFDIAQEALKRYYESIRPELPPKVQAKNSFVFAPAMVNQQKYIYDPEKGTITLEQPPTEQAAEGGHRVPEMPQGGKEGKENEKTAKVYYDTETGITADFSGKKPRFTKGDKGDEPIDAKEIFTLIKRRKEAEDPRFTENFPLRTTTSGGEPITFEIPHPKRTHYTEFEYLIYTGVSADFSGEQPVFSAGTHPLSTSDVYAHIQQKIKEGDPRYVSYFNKTQYTDDEHRQKINFVIQNPAGTRVIEYVFPSQQPKADPNNEYIGSVALLDALVNAKEGIRLHSTPDTQDNDYQLKQGIASKVYPQGTQVTIIGYGNEEHEGWALIQIVEDSGKTQTGWIEARYLKQNIPDPQAIFTKRKHEVKKGETLEKLLIQEYGATYDLKVGDDLRTIAEAFANLNKDNPGVYYTGEGGSWWRDLLDPSMKPARDLYQTIRIKQDHTVRLPSTEYIDDLKKAGKLSQRSDIHNLAIEFGKGSTGFLLGFNFGLLKGAYDTVTGLVKLIYQLFTGELYAMFKQLFSMSWDDVQKLFGKILGDFEKKWNAPNPYDKWFFRGQVLGQIVFEIALAILSAGGGLVKNLSRIEKLVPIINKFQSLKKVVITAAKSKLGKAEKLELDKSGIWGFVLRKFRGNLIKKADDVVNRFPDHINIEKLSDKLGRTKAFMEAIKMVKLREKDIDTFIKHLIKRADETKNLKGSNKVLLTNKNQVYNEFTQYFNKLIPSKISGDIKKFDEFAAALIKADPRQGAAIKGVMFENFVKIKLKFPKTPTFEKARLKT, encoded by the coding sequence ATGGCAGAATACGAAGAGTATGATTACTCGCTCTATCAGCAAGAACAGGAACAGGAGCAAAATAGTAGGTTTAGGACAAGAACCATTGCCGAAGAGCTGGAGCTCAAAAAACAGCGTTATGACACCAGTCACTTACCCCAAATTGATCAATTGGGACAACTGGTAACTGACGATGAAAGTCTCCAGGAGTTGAGTCATTTCATTCACTTAGATACTTTGTACATTTTGGGCGAGTTTGATATAGCTCAGGAGGCTTTGAAACGCTACTACGAAAGCATTCGCCCTGAACTGCCCCCCAAGGTTCAGGCAAAGAACAGCTTTGTGTTTGCTCCGGCAATGGTCAATCAACAAAAGTATATCTATGACCCCGAAAAAGGGACGATTACCTTAGAACAACCACCCACCGAACAAGCTGCCGAAGGTGGGCACCGAGTACCAGAAATGCCCCAGGGAGGTAAGGAAGGCAAGGAAAATGAGAAAACAGCAAAGGTGTATTATGATACGGAGACGGGCATCACGGCTGATTTTAGCGGCAAAAAACCGCGCTTTACCAAGGGAGACAAAGGCGACGAACCCATTGATGCCAAAGAAATATTTACTTTGATCAAAAGACGCAAAGAAGCCGAAGACCCACGTTTTACGGAAAACTTTCCTTTGCGCACAACTACCAGTGGGGGCGAACCCATCACCTTTGAAATACCTCACCCCAAACGTACCCATTACACCGAATTTGAGTACTTGATTTATACTGGAGTATCGGCTGATTTTAGCGGAGAACAACCCGTATTTAGTGCAGGTACTCACCCTTTGTCTACGAGCGATGTGTATGCCCATATTCAACAAAAAATCAAGGAAGGCGACCCACGCTACGTGAGCTATTTCAATAAGACACAATACACCGATGATGAACACCGACAGAAGATTAACTTTGTCATTCAAAACCCTGCGGGCACACGGGTAATAGAGTATGTGTTTCCGAGCCAGCAACCCAAAGCTGACCCCAACAACGAATATATAGGTTCGGTGGCATTGCTTGATGCCTTGGTAAACGCCAAAGAAGGCATCAGGCTTCATAGTACCCCTGACACTCAAGACAACGACTACCAACTCAAGCAAGGCATTGCGAGCAAAGTATACCCCCAAGGCACCCAAGTAACCATTATAGGCTATGGCAACGAAGAGCACGAAGGTTGGGCGTTGATACAAATTGTGGAAGATAGTGGAAAAACTCAAACGGGATGGATAGAGGCACGTTACCTCAAACAAAACATACCCGACCCACAGGCTATTTTTACCAAACGTAAGCACGAGGTAAAAAAGGGCGAAACCCTGGAGAAGCTGCTCATACAAGAATATGGGGCGACTTATGACCTCAAAGTAGGCGACGATTTACGCACCATTGCCGAAGCTTTTGCCAACCTCAACAAAGACAACCCTGGGGTATATTACACTGGAGAAGGGGGCAGTTGGTGGCGCGATTTGTTAGACCCATCAATGAAACCCGCCCGTGACCTATACCAAACCATCCGAATAAAGCAAGACCATACGGTAAGGCTGCCTTCTACTGAGTATATCGATGATTTGAAAAAAGCAGGTAAACTAAGCCAACGCAGCGATATACACAACCTTGCCATTGAGTTTGGCAAAGGTTCTACGGGCTTTTTGTTGGGCTTTAATTTTGGTTTGCTCAAAGGGGCGTATGATACCGTTACAGGTTTGGTAAAGCTCATTTATCAACTCTTTACGGGCGAACTGTATGCGATGTTTAAGCAGCTCTTTAGTATGTCTTGGGATGACGTACAAAAGCTGTTTGGGAAAATACTGGGTGACTTTGAAAAAAAATGGAATGCCCCTAACCCTTATGATAAATGGTTTTTTAGAGGGCAGGTATTAGGGCAAATTGTATTTGAAATAGCCCTTGCCATCCTGAGTGCTGGCGGTGGGTTAGTGAAAAACCTGAGCAGAATTGAGAAACTAGTACCGATTATCAATAAGTTTCAGAGTTTGAAGAAGGTAGTAATTACTGCTGCTAAAAGTAAATTGGGTAAGGCTGAGAAACTTGAGTTAGACAAAAGTGGTATATGGGGGTTTGTATTAAGGAAATTCCGAGGAAATTTAATTAAAAAAGCAGATGATGTAGTTAATCGTTTTCCTGATCACATTAACATTGAAAAGCTATCAGATAAGTTAGGCAGAACAAAAGCCTTTATGGAAGCAATAAAAATGGTTAAACTTAGGGAAAAAGATATTGATACATTCATAAAACATTTAATAAAAAGAGCAGATGAAACAAAAAACCTTAAGGGTTCTAACAAAGTGCTATTAACCAATAAAAATCAGGTTTATAATGAATTCACTCAATACTT
- a CDS encoding PAS domain-containing protein encodes MANKIKRFLEQLIHLGVDNQQDYTLQKRIILSNQMSYMMIAMLGFVAFSRVWFLHVYSTLWLSLLEALLLSLVVFLNKKQYFTVGHALLSILPPVIVLFEVPLIKVLHGQPMPIAYQFVPRFIPIAFLLLPMLLIDLQKKALYWCCILLHITCLMLFDPVHFMMGVGYDKALPVMKHVPFMNLVILITILFLVMGFQFMQNLHHKYNNKNLLLLSKNAEQKEALKNTQKELKKNVILYQILTENSSDLIERFDRNHQLIYTSPSIERILGYTLQERKKIKLTQIAHPDDAHWLLQKIQENTAKQQKYSTYVFRARHKQGHYIWLEVVANAFFDSNGQYEGAISSARDVSERMEAEKKLQANEERFRLAQNFANIGIWEWTPTNNEMLWSPQTNYLLGLYHQVGKPSFEVFMKAVHPDDQAMVQAKMQHSVNTVKKYELEHRVVWQDGTIYWVKSQGNVQRDQYGNVMKMLGVMQNITQRKVDEHKLKSSHKTLSDFKMALDEATIVATIDLQGNITYANDNFATISGYATHELTGRHYDVLIPKKQALSSEALNTVQSGKVWQGETNNVHKSGKQYWLKTTIIPFLNDRKLPFQYMIICMDITDHKKAEETVKLQYLQIEMQNQELQATNEELRQTNEVLFSTMEQLRESEQRLSLATLSAKMGIWDWDLLNNHLVWDKQMFELYGCKPGDFPNAYDAWEKHLHPDDKKQVYLDSLLAREGKAEYNTEFRVCHPNGNIRHIKGFGKVVFDDHAQPVRMIGINWDITTQKRAEEDLTNQKRILEQILDTLPINIYIKDDEGRLMFLNKATCQTYRITKEILGKTDAEIFPEYLAEAFVKDDMLVRAGTKPGTWEEQISWQHLNIDLLVGKKLISFEKNKAPYILGYSLDITARKRFERELITAKQKAEEAALAKEQFLSTMSHEIRTPMNAVIGMTHVLLENKPRVDQLENLKILKFSAQTLLSLINDILDFTKIDAGKVEFEEVLFDLPELIESIQKSFAFTAQEKNIQLKFSTDTNIPHKVIGDPVRLTQVLTNLMNNAIKFTLKGEVKLMLQLITQNNRQVQLRFTVKDTGVGIPKEKQQIIFDRFTQANPETIRKFGGTGLGLAIVKRLLELQDSQIHLESEENKGAKFYFDLKLDKYMPTLDKNKNTVDAATSNKASGGKILLVEDTKINQLVVAKFLKTWQLTIEYALNGVEAVEQAKNNHYDLILMDLQMPEMDGYEATRKIRLLPAHKNTPIIALTASALVEERERAFESGVNDYLTKPFSPNELYNKIIRHIQIDGEAPPMG; translated from the coding sequence ATGGCAAACAAAATCAAGAGGTTTTTAGAACAACTCATCCATTTGGGAGTCGACAATCAACAGGACTATACCCTACAAAAACGCATCATTCTATCAAATCAGATGAGTTATATGATGATAGCCATGCTTGGGTTTGTGGCCTTTAGCCGGGTATGGTTTTTACACGTTTACTCTACCCTATGGCTAAGCTTGTTAGAAGCGTTGCTGCTTTCTCTGGTAGTTTTTCTCAACAAAAAACAATACTTCACCGTTGGGCATGCCCTGCTATCTATACTGCCTCCAGTCATTGTACTGTTTGAGGTACCACTTATCAAGGTATTGCACGGGCAACCCATGCCTATAGCTTACCAATTTGTTCCCAGGTTTATACCCATTGCTTTTTTGCTGTTGCCTATGCTATTGATAGACCTGCAAAAAAAAGCCTTGTACTGGTGCTGTATTTTACTGCATATTACCTGCCTCATGCTGTTTGACCCAGTGCATTTTATGATGGGAGTAGGTTATGACAAAGCCCTGCCTGTGATGAAACACGTCCCCTTTATGAACTTGGTCATACTTATTACCATTTTATTTTTAGTGATGGGGTTTCAGTTTATGCAAAACCTCCACCATAAGTACAACAACAAAAATTTATTGTTGCTGTCTAAAAATGCCGAACAAAAAGAAGCTTTAAAAAACACTCAAAAAGAACTCAAAAAAAACGTAATACTTTATCAGATTCTCACTGAAAACTCCAGTGACCTGATCGAAAGGTTTGATCGTAACCATCAACTTATTTATACCAGTCCTTCGATAGAACGAATATTAGGGTACACCCTACAAGAGCGGAAAAAAATAAAACTAACGCAAATTGCTCATCCTGACGATGCGCATTGGCTGCTACAAAAGATACAAGAAAACACCGCCAAACAACAGAAATATAGCACGTATGTGTTTCGTGCCCGTCATAAACAAGGGCATTACATTTGGCTCGAAGTAGTAGCGAATGCCTTTTTTGACTCAAACGGACAATATGAGGGGGCTATAAGTAGTGCACGCGATGTGAGCGAAAGAATGGAGGCAGAGAAAAAACTTCAGGCAAATGAGGAACGGTTCAGACTGGCACAAAACTTTGCCAATATAGGTATATGGGAGTGGACACCCACTAACAACGAAATGCTGTGGTCGCCTCAAACCAATTATTTATTGGGTTTGTATCATCAAGTGGGAAAACCTTCTTTCGAAGTATTTATGAAAGCGGTACACCCTGACGACCAAGCAATGGTACAGGCAAAGATGCAACACTCAGTAAATACAGTAAAAAAATATGAGCTGGAGCACAGGGTAGTGTGGCAAGACGGTACAATATATTGGGTAAAAAGCCAGGGTAATGTACAAAGGGATCAGTATGGTAATGTAATGAAGATGTTGGGAGTAATGCAGAATATCACTCAACGCAAAGTAGATGAGCATAAACTAAAATCATCACACAAAACTTTGTCTGATTTTAAGATGGCACTCGATGAGGCTACCATTGTTGCTACTATAGACCTTCAAGGCAATATTACCTACGCCAACGACAATTTTGCTACCATTAGTGGTTATGCCACCCACGAGTTGACGGGGCGCCACTACGACGTACTTATCCCTAAAAAACAAGCATTGTCGAGTGAAGCGCTTAACACGGTACAATCGGGCAAGGTGTGGCAGGGAGAAACCAACAATGTACATAAAAGTGGGAAGCAATACTGGCTTAAAACTACGATTATCCCCTTTTTGAACGACAGAAAGCTCCCTTTTCAATATATGATCATTTGCATGGATATTACTGATCATAAAAAAGCCGAAGAGACAGTCAAGCTTCAATACCTTCAGATTGAAATGCAAAACCAGGAGCTACAGGCAACCAATGAAGAACTTCGTCAAACCAATGAAGTGTTGTTTTCTACAATGGAGCAACTCCGCGAAAGCGAACAACGCTTGTCGCTTGCCACTCTGTCGGCAAAAATGGGCATATGGGACTGGGATTTGTTGAATAATCATTTGGTATGGGACAAACAAATGTTTGAACTCTATGGTTGCAAGCCGGGCGACTTTCCGAATGCTTATGATGCCTGGGAAAAACATTTGCACCCAGATGATAAAAAACAAGTATACCTTGATTCATTACTGGCACGTGAAGGCAAAGCTGAATATAATACAGAATTTAGGGTTTGCCACCCCAATGGCAACATACGCCACATCAAAGGATTTGGCAAGGTAGTGTTTGATGACCATGCACAACCTGTGCGTATGATTGGTATCAATTGGGACATTACTACCCAAAAAAGAGCTGAAGAAGATTTGACCAATCAAAAAAGAATACTAGAACAAATTCTTGATACATTACCTATTAATATTTATATTAAGGATGATGAAGGGCGTCTGATGTTTTTGAACAAAGCTACTTGCCAAACTTATCGAATTACTAAGGAAATATTGGGTAAAACCGATGCTGAGATTTTTCCTGAATATTTGGCAGAAGCCTTTGTAAAGGATGATATGCTGGTAAGAGCAGGCACTAAACCTGGTACCTGGGAAGAACAAATTAGCTGGCAACACCTAAACATAGACCTACTGGTAGGCAAAAAACTTATCTCTTTTGAAAAAAATAAGGCACCTTATATCCTGGGATACTCGTTAGATATTACAGCCCGGAAACGCTTTGAACGTGAACTAATCACTGCCAAACAAAAAGCCGAAGAAGCAGCTCTTGCCAAAGAACAGTTTTTGTCGACCATGAGCCACGAAATAAGAACCCCAATGAATGCAGTCATTGGGATGACCCACGTTTTATTAGAAAATAAGCCTAGAGTTGACCAACTAGAAAACCTTAAAATACTCAAATTTTCGGCACAAACACTACTCTCTTTGATCAATGATATTTTAGACTTCACCAAGATAGATGCAGGAAAGGTAGAGTTTGAAGAAGTACTGTTTGACCTGCCTGAACTCATTGAGAGTATCCAAAAATCATTTGCTTTTACTGCGCAAGAAAAAAACATTCAACTAAAATTTTCAACGGATACAAATATTCCTCACAAAGTAATCGGTGACCCAGTAAGGCTTACCCAAGTGCTCACCAACCTGATGAACAATGCGATTAAGTTTACCCTCAAAGGAGAAGTGAAACTTATGCTGCAACTCATCACGCAAAACAACCGACAAGTACAACTAAGGTTTACAGTGAAAGATACTGGGGTGGGGATTCCTAAAGAAAAACAGCAAATTATATTTGATCGATTTACTCAGGCAAACCCCGAAACTATCAGAAAGTTTGGAGGAACAGGTTTGGGACTTGCTATAGTAAAACGTCTGCTAGAACTTCAAGACAGCCAAATACACCTTGAAAGTGAAGAAAATAAGGGTGCTAAGTTTTATTTTGACTTAAAATTAGATAAGTATATGCCTACATTAGATAAAAATAAAAATACTGTGGATGCTGCTACATCAAACAAAGCCAGCGGAGGCAAAATATTGCTGGTAGAAGACACAAAAATAAATCAATTGGTAGTGGCTAAGTTTCTCAAAACCTGGCAACTGACCATAGAATATGCCCTCAACGGTGTAGAAGCTGTAGAACAAGCCAAAAACAATCATTATGATCTGATATTGATGGATTTACAAATGCCCGAAATGGATGGTTATGAAGCTACCCGTAAAATAAGGTTATTGCCTGCCCATAAAAATACCCCTATCATTGCCCTGACTGCCTCGGCACTGGTAGAAGAACGCGAACGAGCGTTTGAGTCTGGAGTAAACGATTATCTCACCAAACCGTTTAGTCCTAATGAGTTATACAACAAAATTATTCGTCATATCCAAATAGATGGAGAAGCACCTCCTATGGGCTAA
- a CDS encoding DUF6089 family protein yields the protein MQKLWILVWCTMISITTTYGQTIGLHPVSQTSASLSSYPVYGMYAHQSLDQESAKALLNKPFRPHFSIGISTGFMHYKGDVYSKLKVGPGLSYGASLYLHFTPWLKARASVAIGSISGNDSESADLDQQAQNLNFRNRIQELSLLAEWDFFPWLPEKPSKFAAFIFTGFTFFKHNPQSFNAFSVTYLNLRNLHTEGQVPSNYSLTSTAIPIGIGGRYRFAKRWTVSLQAGIRFTLTDYIDDVGKGAYPSADALPNALSIQYANRSMESRPGLDQLIASRGVVTYTDSDGSVYTTLKGFEPGTSRGRVAGNDRYFLFQLTISTYFGKIPRLLPN from the coding sequence ATGCAAAAACTATGGATTTTGGTGTGGTGCACAATGATAAGCATCACTACTACTTATGGGCAAACCATTGGCTTACACCCAGTGAGCCAAACCTCCGCTTCTCTATCAAGCTATCCTGTGTATGGTATGTATGCCCACCAATCGCTTGACCAAGAGTCGGCAAAAGCTTTGCTCAACAAGCCGTTTCGCCCTCATTTTAGTATTGGAATTTCTACCGGGTTTATGCATTACAAAGGAGATGTTTACTCTAAACTTAAAGTGGGGCCTGGTCTGAGCTATGGGGCAAGCCTCTACCTGCATTTTACCCCTTGGCTCAAGGCCAGGGCAAGCGTAGCCATAGGCTCGATCAGTGGCAACGACAGCGAAAGTGCTGACTTAGACCAACAAGCCCAAAACCTTAATTTTCGCAACCGTATTCAAGAATTAAGCTTATTGGCTGAATGGGATTTTTTTCCCTGGCTACCCGAAAAACCGAGCAAATTTGCCGCTTTTATCTTTACTGGGTTTACCTTTTTCAAACACAATCCACAATCGTTCAATGCTTTTTCGGTTACATATTTAAACCTGCGAAACCTACACACTGAAGGGCAAGTCCCGTCTAACTACTCGCTGACTTCTACTGCCATTCCTATAGGCATTGGGGGGCGTTATCGGTTTGCCAAACGTTGGACTGTATCGTTACAAGCAGGTATAAGGTTTACGCTGACAGATTATATAGACGATGTGGGCAAAGGAGCTTACCCTTCGGCAGATGCACTGCCTAATGCTCTCTCTATCCAATATGCCAACCGTTCTATGGAAAGCCGCCCCGGTTTAGACCAACTCATTGCCAGCCGGGGGGTGGTTACTTATACCGATAGTGACGGCAGTGTATACACTACGCTCAAAGGCTTTGAACCTGGTACAAGCCGGGGGCGAGTAGCCGGAAACGATAGGTATTTTCTTTTTCAGCTTACCATTAGCACTTATTTTGGCAAAATACCCCGGCTACTCCCTAACTAA